The proteins below come from a single Eucalyptus grandis isolate ANBG69807.140 chromosome 3, ASM1654582v1, whole genome shotgun sequence genomic window:
- the LOC120291759 gene encoding SPX domain-containing protein 1-like, with translation MKFWKILKRLIDEAQPDWRDKFLSYKDLKKWLKLTYPKDSSVRQVKRLRLDSVEAEKAVEFVELLDGEINKINEFFMDQEEGHIVKWEALQDRVAEVEGMDNKLMEVHREIVDFHGEMILLQNYSAINCIGLVKIIKKYDKRSGALICLPFIQKVLQQPFCRTDVLKKFVKECDIILNQLPFKNNHQRIMESVYKKLTLSALRVFEEIQSRSSTVSTFSLPPLHNNQKGED, from the exons ATGAAGTTCTGGAAGATCCTGAAGAGGCTGATCGATGAGGCACAGCCCGATTGGCGTGACAAGTTCTTGTCCTACAAGGACTTGAAGAAGTGGCTCAAGCTCACTTACCCGAAAGACAGCAGCGTGCGCCAGGTCAAGCGCCTACGCCTGGATTCCGTGGAGGCGGAAAAGGCAGTCGAATTTGTGGAACTGTTGGATGGCGAGATCAACAAGATCAATGAGTTCTTCATGGACCAAGAGGAAGGGCATATCGTCAAGTGGGAG GCATTGCAAGATCGGGTAGCAGAGGTCGAGGGCATGGAcaacaagctgatggaagtgcATAGAGAAATAGTGGATTTCCATGGAGAAATGATTTTGCTGCAGAATTACAGCGCTATTAACTGCATAG GGTTAGTGAAGATAATAAAGAAGTACGACAAGCGAAGTGGCGCGCTGATCTGCTTGCCTTTCATCCAGAAGGTTCTGCAACAGCCATTTTGCAGGACAGATGTGCTCAAAAAGTTTGTGAAGGAGTGCGACATAATACTCAATCAACTTCCCTTCAAGAATAACCACCAGAGG ATCATGGAGAGCGTGTACAAGAAGCTCACTTTATCAGCTTTGCGTGTATTTGAGGAGATTCAGAGCAGGAGCTCAACAGTGAGCACGTTCTCGCTACCGCCTCTGCATAATAATCAAAAGGGTGAAGATTAG
- the LOC104437039 gene encoding LOW QUALITY PROTEIN: probable carboxylesterase 17 (The sequence of the model RefSeq protein was modified relative to this genomic sequence to represent the inferred CDS: inserted 1 base in 1 codon) yields MSIREEVPGFLQVLSDGSVKRFVPEIAPPSTDSSLGYFSKDVTIDPSKPITARIFIPNAPPTSLARLPVLAYFHGGGFCIGSTTWLGYHHFLXDFCLASQCIVLSVDYRLAPENRLPVAYEDCYASLEWLSRSKGTDPWLERADLSRLFLSGDSAGANIAHHMAIRALQDAACPVSIVGLMSIHPYFGSERRTKMELADGGGKSVSTNDLFWRLSIPEGSDRDYPGCNFEMARMSAEEWRRFPAVVVHVAELDFLKERGVKYAEFLKGQGVKEVELVEAKGEQHVYHVFHPKSEATSLLHKQMIHFMKRF; encoded by the exons ATGTCCATTCGTGAAGAAGTGCCCGGTTTCCTTCAAGTCCTGTCTGACGGATCTGTCAAGCGCTTCGTGCCCGAAATCGCCCCGCCCTCGACTGATTCTTCCCTTGGGTATTTCTCAAAGGATGTGACGATCGACCCGTCCAAACCAATAACTGCAAGAATTTTTATCCCCAATGCTCCTCCTACTTCCTTAGCCCGCCTCCCCGTCCTAGCCTATTTCCACGGCGGCGGCTTCTGCATTGGCTCCACAACATGGCTAGGCTACCACCATTTTC GGGACTTCTGTCTCGCGTCCCAGTGCATTGTCCTCTCGGTGGACTACCGACTGGCGCCCGAGAACCGCCTTCCTGTTGCCTATGAAGACTGTTACGCCTCCCTGGAGTGGCTAAGCCGCTCTAAAGGCACCGACCCTTGGCTCGAGCGAGCCGACCTCTCCCGCCTGTTTTTGTCCGGAGACAGCGCCGGGGCAAACATAGCTCACCACATGGCGATCAGGGCGCTGCAGGATGCCGCCTGCCCCGTGTCAATCGTGGGGTTGATGTCGATACATCCGTACTTTGGCAGCGAGAGAAGGACCAAGATGGAATTAGCAGATGGAGGAGGCAAAAGCGTCAGCACAAACGACTTGTTCTGGAGACTGAGCATACCGGAAGGCTCAGACCGCGACTATCCCGGGTGCAACTTCGAGATGGCGAGAATGTCGGCCGAGGAGTGGCGGCGGTTCCCCGCGGTGGTGGTTCACGTGGCGGAGCTGGATTTTCTCAAGGAGAGGGGGGTGAAGTATGCAGAGTTCCTGAAGGGGCAAGGAGTGAAGGAGGTGGAGCTGGTGGAGGCTAAGGGGGAGCAACATGTTTATCATGTGTTTCATCCTAAATCTGAGGCCACTTCTTTGCTCCATAAGCAAATGATTCACTTCATGAAGCGATTTTAG